Within Halorubrum lacusprofundi ATCC 49239, the genomic segment GTTCGACCTCGACGTGCCGAGCGGCTTCGAGAAGGACCGCGCGAACCGCCACCTGCGCCCCGGTGAGATCCGCCACAAGGCGGAGATCGTCGAGACGGTCACCGAGCGCGTGAAGGACAAGGCCGACGTGGCCTTCGACTGCCACTGGACGTTCTCGGGCGGCTCCGCGAAGCGCCTCGCGGACGCCATCGAGGAGTACGACGTGTGGTGGCTCGAAGACCCCGTGCCGCCGGAGAACCTCGAAGTGCAGGAGGAAGTGACGAAGAACACGGTCACGCCGATCGCGGTCGGCGAGAACCGCTACCGCGTCACGGAGCTTCGCCGCCTCATCGAGAATCAGGCGGTCGACATCGTCGCGCCCGACCTGCCGAAGGTCGGCGGGATGCGCGAAACCCGCAAGATCGCGGACGTGGCGAACCAGTACTACGTCCCGGTCGCGATGCACAACGTCGCCTCCCCGATCGCGACGATGGCGGCGACCCACGTCGGCGCCGCGATCCCGAACTCGCTCGCGATCGAGTACCATTCCTACGAGCTCGGCTGGTGGGAGGACCTCGTCGAGGAGGACGTCATCGAGGACGGCTACATCGAGGTGCCGGAGAAGCCCGGTATCGGCCTCACACTCGACATGGACACCGTCGAGGAGCATATGGTCGAAGGCGAGACGCTGTTCGATCCGGCGTAAGCCGGAGCGAGCTCGATAGACGAGCGCAGCGAGTCTATCGGTGTTTGACGAGGCGTAAGCCGAAGTCAAGCGCGGAAATCGAAGATTTCCGCAGTTCGACGAAGCGTAGCGTCGCTTCGTCGGGCGCTACTCCTCGGGCATCCACGCTGGCCGGGCCACCGTCGCGTTTCCGAACTCAGAAACGCCGTATCTCGTCTGCCGGGAGAACTCGTCGTTTCCTCTCGTGATGTTGAATTCCGCGATGTATCCCGTCTCAGTAACGACGACGTGCCCGGTCGCGTTATTGGCTGGAACGCGGATGGGGTCTCTGATGCCGGTCACGTTGTACCTGACAGCTGTCGTCCCCTCAACGGTGACCGTCTCAGTCGCGTTTACATCGAGTTCCAACAGGGGTCGTTGCAGCTGCAACCGCTCGTGCGAGGCGACGCGAGCTTGTGTCCAATTTTCGTCGGGATTCCGATTCAGCTCTCCCGTCGTTCGATCGTACTCGAACACGCCCTCGGCGCTGAAGTAGTAGTGAACGTCACTACCGAATAGCGTATCGCTCCATCGCACTGAGGCGGTGCCGGCATCGGTGTCTACCGTTCTCACTGTCGTGCGATTGCTGTCCTCGTCGGTTATGCTCAACCGACTTCTGCGGGAGGTGTTGTTCACTGTCTCATCGTGCGTTTGCAGCGCAACGGAGAGATCTGCGATCTCCTCCTGTGACCACCCCGATGGATACGAAAAATTCTCCACTGTCGGTTCGGGGGTCGGTTCCTGTTGGTCTGTGGCAGGCAACCCAGAACAGCCAGCCAAGAGGATGACAAGGGCCAGCGTTATCGCGGGGAGGGGGCCTCGGATCCGGCGGACCATACCAACACTGACTGGCGTCCGGTGAAGATGTTTGTGGCTACTCTCGCCGCGCAAGCGACGATGCCGACCACGGAAACGTTCAATTCGGCGGGTGGCCTACCGGGGCGTATGGAGGCGACAGCCACGAAACCGGAGCAGAGTCCCGATCGAACCGAGGTGGCAGGCGCCCGTCCCTGAGGTCGTCGGCGTCGACATCAGCGGCCGCCACGAGGAGGCGGGTGAGTACCTGATGGTCGCGGCCGCGGTCCACGCGCGGATCGACGCAACCCGAATCCGATCGGTCGAGGGGGTGGGCTTCGCCGCCGTGCGCGGAGGGCCGACCCTCGATGCGACCGTCGCACTCACGGCCGAGGCGGTCGGGAACCTCCCGGAGCCGCCGGACGGACCGATCGTCGCGGAGGGCGGTGAGTTCTACGAGGAGCCGGCCGGGCGAGTGGGACTGAGCTTCCAACCCGAGTTTAAATACGTCGAGAGCATAGGGGAACGCGAAACAGTGCAGGCAGCACACCACGCCGCGTACGCCGCTCGCGATCTCCTGTTATGACCGGGAGCGTCGAGGGGCGGGACACCGACACCGAGCCGACCGCCGCCGAGCGGCGCGCGGTCGTCGCCAAGCGCGTCGAGTCCGGATCCGCGGACTTGACGGAGATCACCCAACTCGCGGCCGCCGCGGGCTACGACGTGGTCGGCGAACTCACCCAGACTCGCACCGAGGACGCCGCGTTCATGTTCGGAGAAGGGAAGGTCGCGGAGCTCCGCGATCTGGTCCGCCGGACCGACGCCAACGCCGTGATCATCGACAACGACGTTGGGCCGTACCAGACGTTCAACATCGGCGGCGAGCTTCCCGAGGGCGTCGAGGTGATCGACCGGTTCGCGCTCATCCTCGAGATATTCGGACAGCGCGCCAACACCCGGAAGGCCCAGCTCCAAGTCGAACTCGCGGAGCTGCGGTACGAACTCCCGCGCGCCGAGGCGAAGGCGAGCCTCGCGAAGCGCGACGAGCGGCCCGGGTTCATGGGACTCGGCGAGTACGACGAGAGCGTCGAGCGCGACATCAAACGCCAGATATCGGAGATCCGCGACGAGCTGGCGTCGATCGCGGAGAAGGAGGAGGCGCGCCGCGAACAGCGCCGCGACTCAGGGTTCGATCTGGTCGCGCTCGCGGGCTACACCAACGCCGGCAAGTCGACGCTGATGCGGCGGCTCGCCGCCGAGATTGACGTCGACGAGAACGCCGAGCGCCACCCCGACCTCGACACGACCGCCGAGTCCCAAGACATGCTGTTCACCACTCTCGGGACGACCACCCGCCGGGCAGAGATGGAAAAGCGCGATGTCCTCCTCACCGACACGGTCGGATTCATCGCTGATCTCCCCCACTGGCTGGTGGAGTCGTTCGAGTCGACGCTCGATTCGGTGTACCGCGCCGACCTTGTACTACTCGTCGTCGACGCCAGCGAGCCCGTCGAAACAATGCGCGAGAAGCTCGTTACGAGCCACGACACCCTCTACGAGCGCAACGAGGCGCCGGTCGTCACCGTGTTCAACAAGGTCGACCGGCTGGCGCCGGGCGAGCTGGCGGACAAGCGCGCCGCGCTCTCGGGTGTCGCGCCAGATCCCGTCGCCGTTTCGGCAAAAACGAGCGCCGGCGTCGCGGAGCTCCGCGACCGCGTCGAGGCGGAGCTACCGGACTGGGAGCGCGAGCGGCTCGTCCTCCCCCTCTCCGACGACGCGATGAGCCTCGTCTCGTGGATCCACGACCACGGCCACGTCGAGGCGGAGACGTACGCGGACGATCAAGTCACCCTCGACTTCGAGGCGAAGCCGTCGATCGTGGCGCGCGCTCGGTCGAAAGCGGCCGGGCTCGCGCCCGCAGGGTCGACGTAGGCTCCTCCCGCACGCCGGAGTTTCGGACAAAGTATACGTTCCTTCGCTTGCGTGGTAGTATCATGGATTACGCCGGAGTTGACGGCCGGCGGACGAACGGGCTCGAAGACGGCGACGACGCCGTCGAGCCGCCGGCCGGGTTCAGCGATCGGGCCGTCGCCAGCGACGCGGGACTGTACGAGGCCTTCGCCGAGGAAGGACCTGAGGCGTGGCGCCGCGCCGCCGACCTGCTCGACTGGGAGCGTCCCTCCGAGACCGTCCTCGACGACAGCGATCCGCCCTTCTACGAGTGGTTTCCGGACGGGCGGCTCAACGCCGCGGCCAACTGCGTCGACCGCCACCTCGACGAGCGCCGGAACCAGCTCGCGATCCGCTGGTTCGGCAAGCGCGGAGAGCGCCGGTCGTACACCTATCTCGACCTCCACCGCGAAGTGAACGCGCTCGCGGCCGGCCTCCGCGATCTGGGGGTCGAAGAGGACGACGTGGTGACGCTGTACCTCCCGATGGTTCCCGAACTGCCGATCGCGATGCTGGCGTGTGCCCGGATCGGGGCGCCTCATAACGTCGTCTTCGCGGGGCTGTCGGCGGAGGCGCTCGCGACCCGGATCGACGCCGCCGACTCGGAGTACCTCGTCACCTGCGACGGCTACTATCGCCGTGAGGACGCGTTCAACCAGAAGTCGAAGGCGGACAACGCCCGACTCCGGGCCGACGTCGACCTGTCCGAGACGGTGGTCGTCGACCGGCTCGGCGACGCGCTCGACGTGCCGCTGGGCGACGACGAACACGAGTACGAGGCGATCGTGGACGCACACGACGGAGAGACCGTCGAGCCGGTCGCGCGCGACGCCACCGACCTCCTCTTCGTGATGTACACCTCCGGGACCACGGGTCGTCCGAAAGGCGTCGAGCACGCGACCGGGGGGTACCTCTCGCACGTCGCGTGGACGACCCGGAACGTGCTCGACGTGCGCCCCGACGACACCTACTGGTGTGCGGCCGACATCGGCTGGATCACGGGGCACTCCTACGGCGTGTACGGTCCCCTCTCCGTCGGGACCACGACCCTCCTCTACGAGGGGTCACCCGACTACCCCGACCGCGACCGCGTGTGGGACCTGATCGAGCGCAACGCCGTCAGCGTCTTTTACACCTCGCCGACCGCGATTCGCTCGTTTATGAAGTGGGGCGCGGAGTACCCCGAGGCCCACGACCTGTCGTCGATCCGCCTGTTGGGGACCGTCGGCGAGTCGATCACTCCGAAGGCGTGGCACTGGTACCGCAAGCACGTCGGCGGAGGCGAGGCGCCGATCGTCGACACGTGGTGGCAGACCGAGACGGGCGCCATCTCCCTCGCGACCCTGCCGGGGATCACGCCGATGAAACCCGGCAAGGTCGGCCCGCCGCTGCCGGGGATCGACGCGCGCGTCGTCGACGAGGACGGCGATCCGGTCGAGCCCGGCGAGCCGGGGTACCTCACGATCGCCGCTCCGTGGCCCGGCATGCTCCGCGGGCTCCGCGAGGGCGACGAGCGGTACCGCCGGGAGTACTGGCTGGAGGGCGACGACGGGTGGCGGTACCGCACCGGCGACGGCGCCACCGTCGACGAGGACGGCTACGTGACGATCCTCGGCCGCGTCGACGACGTGATCAACGTCCGGACGCACCGATTCAACACCGCGGAGCTGGAGTCAGCCATCGTCGGGGCCGACGGCGTCACCGAGGCCGCGGTCGTCGGCGACGACGACGGGAAGATCGTCGCGTACGTGACGACTCGGGGCGACATCGACCCCGATGAATCCCTCCGCGAGACGATCGGCGAGCGGCTGGCGCAGGCGGTCGGCGACGTGGCGCGCCCCGACCGGATCGTGTTCACCCCTGACCTCCCGAAGACGCGGTCCGGGAAGATCATGCGCCGCCTTCTGGAGGACATCGCGCGCGGTGACGAGTTTGGCGACGTGAGCGCCCTCCGCAACCCCGAGGTCGTCGGCGAGATCGAGTCGGCGGTTCGCGAGGAGTAATCACGAGCGCCTGTGGGACCACGTCGCGTGGGGCGTTGCCGAGACGGGGTGAGCCGGCCAGCACGATAGCGGACCTGCGTTCACAAGGGGATCCGGTGATAGATTTTCGCCTTCAAATACATCCCCGAAATCGATTCGTGGGTTTCGGGGGAAAGAATGATGGAGAGACGATGGCAAAGAAACGAAATCGAACTAATTGAGTCGGTTATAGCCTTTTCGGGGGAAAGATTTATTTCGTTTTTCTAAGTGTATACGAAACGAATGGTCGAGGGACTTGACGCCGAGGAGTATGAGGCGCTCGTGACCGGGGCGGAGACGTACCGCGCCGCGCTGGTCGTCCGTCTCGGCGGCGAGGCGGGGCTCCGAACTGGCGAGATTACGTGCGTCACCCCGGGACACCTCCGTGAGACGGAAGGCGACGCGGATCTCTCCCTCCTCGCGGTTCCATCGGACGACACGGAAGGGGAAACCAAAGCGGGCGACGATCCCGAGACGGAGGGCGCACCACGGGACCACAGCGGGATCGACCGCGAAACGGCGATTCCGGCGTCACTGGCAGCCGAGCTGCGGCGGTACGCAGAGAGCGCCGACCTCCGCGAGTCGGAGCCATTCGTCGACGTGTCGCCCCGCCGCGTCCAGATGATCGTGAGCGAGACCGCAGAGCACGCGGCCGCGCGGACCGACGGCCTCGTCGACCCCGACGTGACCCCGCGAGATCTCCGACGGACCTTCGCGCGACGACTCCTCGTCGACCGCGGCGTCGACCCCCACGCGGTTCGCGAGGCCGGCGGCTGGGAGACGATGGCGACGCTCGACGGTTACCTCGGGGCGCTCGACGGGGACGCAATCGCCGAGGCGATCGCCGGCGATCGGGCCGGGTCCTCGGACGGACCGGCGGCAGAATCTGCGCCCACCACCCTTGGCGGGTTCGAGGCGCTCGCCGACGGAGACGACCGGAAGACGCCCCTCGCGACGGTTCCCGGCGGCGTAGTTGAGGCCGATCGCTGGGCCGAGGCGTGGGTCGCCCGCGGGATGGGGGACCGAGACCGCGTCGAGATCGCGGGCGCGGCCGGGGCCGACCGAGAGACCCTCGTCGATCGCGGTGCGACCGCCGACGGTCCGTGTCGTGACGCGGTCGAGGCGGGAGAGCCGGTCGCGACCGAGGGATCGCCCGCGACCGCGGGTCGACCGGCGATCGCGGTTCCCGTTCGGTACCGCGACGTGACGCACGGCGCGCTGTGCGTCGTTGCCGGCGGAGAGCCGCCAGTCTCTCCCGTCTCGCCGGCCGAGCGCCGGGAGATCGCGGCGCTCGGCCGGTGCCTCGGGTGGGCCGTGACTGCGGGGCGCTGGCGCGACCTGCTCCACTCCGACGCGGTGACCGAGGTGGAGTTCCACACCGGCGACGAGGGTGCGTTCCTCTCCCGCGCGAGCGCGGCGCTCGGCTGTCGGATCGATCTGGCCTCGACGGTGGCGGTCGACGACGACGCCTCTCGCTTCTACCTCTCCGTCGAAGGGGCGCGCCCGCAGGCGCTGGCCGACGCAGTCGCGGGTGCGTCCGGCGTCTCGGATCTCCGCGTGATCGAGACCCGAGAAGACGGTTGCGACGTGTCCGTGCGCGTGGAGGGCGGGTCGGCGGTCCGAGCGCTCACCGAGCACGGCGCGACCGTTCGCGACGCGACCGCGGAGGACGGGCGGGTCAGGGTCGTCGCAGACCTTCCGGAAGGCGCCGATGTCCGCCCCGTCGCCGACGGGTTCCGGGCTACCTTCGCCGACGCGCGACTCGCGAGCAAGGAGTCTGTCGCGCGGCCGGCCCGTAGCGAGGACTCGTTGCGAGACGGAGTCGCGGAACGGTTCACCGACCGCCAGTGGGCCGCGCTGTCGGCTGCGTACCACGGCGGATATTTCGACTGGCCGCGCGGGAGCACCGCCGAGGAGGTCGCCGACGCCATGGACGTCTCCTCGCCGACGTTTCACAATCACCTCCGGAAGGCCCAACGCAGACTGCTCGACGAGCTCTTCGAGGACGGCCGGCGGGCCCGTCGCCTCGATCAGGGGTGAATTAGCCCAGAGCGATTGGAACCCTCCAAATCGCAGGCCAAATCTATCACGATTTTTCGTATTTAGCGCCAGCGTTTATATGGTGAGATCGGTTGGGTATGCCCGTACCATGACAGAGGGAGACGGTCAACTTGAAGCGAGATTAGCAGAGCAGGAGGTGTTCGAGCCGCCGGAGTCCTTCGTTGAGCAGGCGAACGTCTCGGATTCCGGCGTCTACGACGAGTTCGAGGAGAACTGGCCAGAGTGCTGGGAGGGGGCGGCTGACCTGCTCGACTGGGAATCCGACTACGACCAGGTGCTCGACGACAGCAACCCTCCCTTCTACGAGTGGTTCACGGGCGGCGAGCTGAACGCGTCGGCCAACTGCCTCGACCGACACCTCGACGACCGCGGCGACGAGGTCGCCATCGAGTGGATCGGTGAGCCCGTCGACGAGGACGACCGGTCGTACACCTACGCGGAGCTGCACCGCGAGGTAAACGAGTTCGCGGCCGCGCTCCGCGATCAGGGCGTCGAGGAGGACGACGTGGTGACGATGTACATGCCGATGATTCCGGAGCTGCCGATCGCGATGCTGGCGTGCGCCCGAATCGGCGCGCCCCACAGCGTCGTGTTCGCCGGATTCTCGGCGGACGCGCTCGCGACGCGGATGAACTCCGCGGAGTCGGAGTACCTCGTCACCTGCGACGGCTACTACCGCCGCGGCGATCCCCTCGACCACCTCGACAAGGCGAACCAAGGGCTCGCGGGCGTCGAGCACGACACGACCACGGTCGTCGTCGACCGGCTCGGCCCGAACGGCGACGACTTCGGCCACGACCTAGGCGACGATCAGATCGACTACGGCGACCTCGTCGCGGACCACGAGGGCGCCGAGGTCGACCCGGTCACGCGCGACGCCGAGGACATGCTGTTCCTGATGTACACCTCGGGAACGACCGGGAAGCCGAAGGGCGTGAAACACACGACCGGGGGCTATCTCTCGTGGGTATCGTGGACCTCGCAGTCGGTCCTCGATATCAAGCCGGATGACACGTACTTCTGTTCGGCCGACATCGGCTGGATCACGGGTCACTCGTACATCGTCTACGGGCCGCTCTCGCTCGGGACGACGACGATGATGTACGAGGGGACGCCCGATCACCCGGAGCGCGATCGCCTCTGGGAGATCGTCGACGAGTACGACGCGACCCAACTGTACACCGCACCCACCGCGATCCGCGCGTTCATGAAGTGGGGCGCGAAGTACCCCGACGCCCACGACCTCTCCTCGCTGCGGCTGCTCGGCACGGTCGGCGAGCCGATCAATCCGCGCGCGTGGAAGTGGTACTACAAGCACATCGGCGACGAGGAGTGCCCGATCGTCGACACGTGGTGGCAGACCGAGACCGGCGGGATGATGATCACGACGCTGCCCGGGATCAAGGATATGAAACCGGGCGCCGCGGGGCCGCCGCTCCCGGGCCTCGACGTACAGATCCTCGACACGCTCGGCGACGAGGTCGAGCCGGGGAAGGCCGGCTACCTCACGGTACAGAAACCGTGGCCCGGCATGCTCCGGACGCTGTACAACAACGACGAGCGCTACATCGACGAGTACTGGGCGGAGTACTCCGACACCGACAGCGACGATCCCGACGACTGGGTGTACTTCCCGGAGGACGGCGCCAAGATCGACGAGGACGGGTACATCACCGTTCTCGGCCGCGTCGACGACGTGCTCAACGTCTCGGGCCACCGGCTGGGGACGATGGAGATCGAGTCCGCCATCGTCGGCGTCGAGGGCGTCGCCGAGGCGGCCGTCGTCGGCGGCAACCACGACATCAAAGGTGAGGCCGTCTACGCGTACGTGACCACCGAGGACGGGTACGAGGGCAACGACGAGCTCCGCGACGCGATCATCACGGGCGTCGAAGACGCCATCGGCCCGATCGCCCGGCCGGAGCAGGTCGTGTTCACGCCCGACCTGCCGAAGACCCGATCCGGAAAGATCATGCGCCGCCTGCTTGAGAACATCGCCGACGGGGAAGAGCTGGGTAATACCAGCACGCTCCGGAACCCGGAGATCGTCGAAGAGATCCAGCAGAAGGCCAAGGGCGAGTAGCCGAACGGCGGCTCCGTTTTCGAGGTGCCAGACGAGAGACGAAGCGCGCGGCACCACGAATAAATATCACGATAAAATCGTACAAATATACCACGATAATACACACCACAACACATGACAGATAATAACTCACGAAATTCGGACGACGCGGTCACCGATGGGGGCGTCGCCTCGGGCGCGGCACAGAAGCACCGACAGACCGACTACCTCGGAGCGGAAGTGAACATCCTGAATCCGAGCACGCCGTACATGCGTGATCACCTCCGAATCGTCTGGACGGGATTCGCCATCTGGGTCCTCGCGGTATGGGGCCCGGTGACCCTGACGCGGCTCGCACCCGATGTGATGACGACCCAGATGCCGATCCTTGCGTTCCCGCTCCACTACTTCCTCGTCGCGTTCGGAGCGCCGACCAGCGCGCTGATCCTCGCGTTCTGGTACTCGCGCAAGCGGGACGCGCTTGACGAAAAGTACGGTATCGATCACGCCACTGTCACGGAGACAGAGAGCGGTGCTGAGGTCGCAGCGGCCGACGGAGGGGTAGACGAATGACGGGGAGTTCGGCCCTCCTGCAGAGCGAGCTCCTTCCGGAGGCGCTCGACATCTCGTTCAAGCTGGTGCCGTCGATCCTCGTGATCGGGATGTTGGGGCTGTTCCTCACGATCGGCTACGTCTTCCGCGTGGCCGACACCGATAACATGTGGGTCGCGGGCCGGTCCATCGGGAACGTCGAGAACGGGATGGCGATCGGCGCCAACTGGATGTCGGCGGCGTCCTATCTCGGGATGGCCGCGTCCATCGCGCTGGCCGGCTTCTACGGACTGGTGTTCGTTGTCGGCTGGACGACCGGATACTTCATCCTGCTCATCTTCCTCGCCGCGCAGCTGCGCCGGTTCGGGAAGTACACGGCGCCGGACTTCGTCGGCGATCGATTCAACTCCGACACCGCGCGCGCCATTGCGGCGGTGACGACGTTCCTCATCGGCTTCGTCTACGCCATCGGGCAGGCGAAGGGGATGGCGCTCGTCGGCCTGTACATCTTCGGCAATTACGGGGCGTACGTCCCCGGCTTAGACGGGTACCAGGTGATGGTCGTCGCCATGATGGTTGTCACCGTCGGCTACCTGACGCTGTCCGGCATGCTGGGCGCCACGAAGAACCAGACCGTCCAGTACACCATCCTCATCTTCGCGTTCGTCCTCGGGCTGTTCGCCGTCGGCTACACCAACGGCTACTCCACGGTGTTGCCGCAGCTCGAGTACGGTGCGCTGATCAGTCAGCTCGGCAGCGAGTTTTCCGAGCCGTTCGCGTCCTCGAGCTACTACCTGTGGGTCGCCACGACGTTCTCGCTGATCGTCGGCACCTGCGGGCTGCCGCACGTGCTCGTGCGATTCTACACGGTTGAAAGCGAACGGACGGCCCGCTGGTCGACGGTCTGGGGGCTGTTCTTCATCTGTATCCTGTACTGGAGCGCCCCGGCGTTCGCGGCGTTCGGTACCGACCTCTACTCGCAGAACGTCAACCCGACCTACGGCGATCCCGGGATGACGGGCGCGGCCAGTGAGGTTATCGTCGTGCTGGCGGCGCAGCTATCGAACCTCCCCGAGTGGTTCGTCGGCTTCGTCGCGGCGGGCGGTATCGCCGCCGCGATCGCGACTGTCGCCGGGCTGTTCATCGCCGGCTCGTCGGCCATCAGCCACGACATCTACACGAACATCATCAACGAGGATGCGACACAGCGCCAGCAGATCTTCGTCGGCCGCCTCTCGATCGTCGCGCTGGGCGCGCTGACTACGTTGGCCGCACTCAATCCCGCATCCTCGATCGCCGCGCTCGTGGGATACGCGTTCTCGCTCGCCGGCTCCGTTCTGTTCCCGATGTTCTTCCTGGGTATGTGGTGGGAGAACGCCAACCGACAGGGGGCACTCGCCGGCATGACGACCGGACTGACCCTCTGGTCCATCCCGATGATCAACCAGATCGTTCCGACGTACATCGGCTCGCTTGAGGCGCCGCTGTCGGCGGGGCTGGCCCAGTGGATGCCCGCCATCGGCTCGGCGCTCATCACGCTCCCGATCGTGTTCATCGTCACCATTGCCGTTTCGATGGCGACCGACGAACCGTCGCTCGAAACGAAGCGGATCGTCCGGCAGTGTCACAGCCCCGAGCCGATGGGGCAACAGGAGACTGCCGAGGATGTCGTCGCCGACGGCGGCGAGGAGGTGGCGACTGATGGTGGCCGCGCAGCGGACGACGCGGGCGCCGATGGTGGCCGCGCAGCGGACGACGACGCGGCCACGGAGGAGTAATCCATGTACGAACACATCCTTGTTCCCACAGACGGAAGCGATGTCGCAGAGGCCGCCGTCGACCACGCGCTCGACCTCGCGGAGAAGTACGATGCCGAGGTCCACGCGCTGTACGTGGTCGACATCGACTCCGTAAACTACAGTCTCGGAACCGAACAGGTCGACCGGCTCAAACAGGGCCGGTTTGACGAGATGGGGGAACTGAAAGAACAGGCGGACGAGGCGACCGGCGTGGTCGCCGAGCGCGGAGCCGAACGCGGCGTTGCTATCGTCGAGCACGTCTCGGGCGGTCGGCCGCACAAAGTGATCGGCGACTACGCCGAGAATCACGACATCGACCTCATCGTAATGGGGAGCCACGGGCGCGCCGGCGTCCGGCGAGCGCTGCTCGGGAGCGTCACCGAACGGACGCTACGTTCGACACACGTTCCAGTTCTCGTCGTCGACTACCTCGACGAAGACTGAATCGCCGCCGAACGCGCACCCCACCCGGGCCCGTTCGAGAGCTGAACCGTTCCGGAACACCGACGTATTTCGACGCTGACGTTCATCCATGACCGACGCCAATCAGATCGACGAGCCCGATGCG encodes:
- the acs gene encoding acetate--CoA ligase, coding for MDYAGVDGRRTNGLEDGDDAVEPPAGFSDRAVASDAGLYEAFAEEGPEAWRRAADLLDWERPSETVLDDSDPPFYEWFPDGRLNAAANCVDRHLDERRNQLAIRWFGKRGERRSYTYLDLHREVNALAAGLRDLGVEEDDVVTLYLPMVPELPIAMLACARIGAPHNVVFAGLSAEALATRIDAADSEYLVTCDGYYRREDAFNQKSKADNARLRADVDLSETVVVDRLGDALDVPLGDDEHEYEAIVDAHDGETVEPVARDATDLLFVMYTSGTTGRPKGVEHATGGYLSHVAWTTRNVLDVRPDDTYWCAADIGWITGHSYGVYGPLSVGTTTLLYEGSPDYPDRDRVWDLIERNAVSVFYTSPTAIRSFMKWGAEYPEAHDLSSIRLLGTVGESITPKAWHWYRKHVGGGEAPIVDTWWQTETGAISLATLPGITPMKPGKVGPPLPGIDARVVDEDGDPVEPGEPGYLTIAAPWPGMLRGLREGDERYRREYWLEGDDGWRYRTGDGATVDEDGYVTILGRVDDVINVRTHRFNTAELESAIVGADGVTEAAVVGDDDGKIVAYVTTRGDIDPDESLRETIGERLAQAVGDVARPDRIVFTPDLPKTRSGKIMRRLLEDIARGDEFGDVSALRNPEVVGEIESAVREE
- a CDS encoding DUF2209 family protein — its product is MSGRHEEAGEYLMVAAAVHARIDATRIRSVEGVGFAAVRGGPTLDATVALTAEAVGNLPEPPDGPIVAEGGEFYEEPAGRVGLSFQPEFKYVESIGERETVQAAHHAAYAARDLLL
- the hflX gene encoding GTPase HflX; this translates as MTGSVEGRDTDTEPTAAERRAVVAKRVESGSADLTEITQLAAAAGYDVVGELTQTRTEDAAFMFGEGKVAELRDLVRRTDANAVIIDNDVGPYQTFNIGGELPEGVEVIDRFALILEIFGQRANTRKAQLQVELAELRYELPRAEAKASLAKRDERPGFMGLGEYDESVERDIKRQISEIRDELASIAEKEEARREQRRDSGFDLVALAGYTNAGKSTLMRRLAAEIDVDENAERHPDLDTTAESQDMLFTTLGTTTRRAEMEKRDVLLTDTVGFIADLPHWLVESFESTLDSVYRADLVLLVVDASEPVETMREKLVTSHDTLYERNEAPVVTVFNKVDRLAPGELADKRAALSGVAPDPVAVSAKTSAGVAELRDRVEAELPDWERERLVLPLSDDAMSLVSWIHDHGHVEAETYADDQVTLDFEAKPSIVARARSKAAGLAPAGST
- the acs gene encoding acetate--CoA ligase; this translates as MTEGDGQLEARLAEQEVFEPPESFVEQANVSDSGVYDEFEENWPECWEGAADLLDWESDYDQVLDDSNPPFYEWFTGGELNASANCLDRHLDDRGDEVAIEWIGEPVDEDDRSYTYAELHREVNEFAAALRDQGVEEDDVVTMYMPMIPELPIAMLACARIGAPHSVVFAGFSADALATRMNSAESEYLVTCDGYYRRGDPLDHLDKANQGLAGVEHDTTTVVVDRLGPNGDDFGHDLGDDQIDYGDLVADHEGAEVDPVTRDAEDMLFLMYTSGTTGKPKGVKHTTGGYLSWVSWTSQSVLDIKPDDTYFCSADIGWITGHSYIVYGPLSLGTTTMMYEGTPDHPERDRLWEIVDEYDATQLYTAPTAIRAFMKWGAKYPDAHDLSSLRLLGTVGEPINPRAWKWYYKHIGDEECPIVDTWWQTETGGMMITTLPGIKDMKPGAAGPPLPGLDVQILDTLGDEVEPGKAGYLTVQKPWPGMLRTLYNNDERYIDEYWAEYSDTDSDDPDDWVYFPEDGAKIDEDGYITVLGRVDDVLNVSGHRLGTMEIESAIVGVEGVAEAAVVGGNHDIKGEAVYAYVTTEDGYEGNDELRDAIITGVEDAIGPIARPEQVVFTPDLPKTRSGKIMRRLLENIADGEELGNTSTLRNPEIVEEIQQKAKGE
- a CDS encoding DUF7537 family lipoprotein encodes the protein MVRRIRGPLPAITLALVILLAGCSGLPATDQQEPTPEPTVENFSYPSGWSQEEIADLSVALQTHDETVNNTSRRSRLSITDEDSNRTTVRTVDTDAGTASVRWSDTLFGSDVHYYFSAEGVFEYDRTTGELNRNPDENWTQARVASHERLQLQRPLLELDVNATETVTVEGTTAVRYNVTGIRDPIRVPANNATGHVVVTETGYIAEFNITRGNDEFSRQTRYGVSEFGNATVARPAWMPEE
- a CDS encoding mandelate racemase/muconate lactonizing enzyme family protein, whose protein sequence is MSRNYESLHDPNAEYTMRELSAETMGTTGSRGGGRDVEITDVQTTMVDGNFPWTLVRVYTDAGVVGTGEAYWGAGVPELIERMKPFVIGENPLDIDRLYEHLIQKMSGEGSVEGVTVTAISGIEVALHDVAGKILDVPAYQLLGGKYRDKMRVYCDCHTEEEADPEACADEAERVVDELGYDALKFDLDVPSGFEKDRANRHLRPGEIRHKAEIVETVTERVKDKADVAFDCHWTFSGGSAKRLADAIEEYDVWWLEDPVPPENLEVQEEVTKNTVTPIAVGENRYRVTELRRLIENQAVDIVAPDLPKVGGMRETRKIADVANQYYVPVAMHNVASPIATMAATHVGAAIPNSLAIEYHSYELGWWEDLVEEDVIEDGYIEVPEKPGIGLTLDMDTVEEHMVEGETLFDPA
- a CDS encoding bacterio-opsin activator domain-containing protein; this encodes MVEGLDAEEYEALVTGAETYRAALVVRLGGEAGLRTGEITCVTPGHLRETEGDADLSLLAVPSDDTEGETKAGDDPETEGAPRDHSGIDRETAIPASLAAELRRYAESADLRESEPFVDVSPRRVQMIVSETAEHAAARTDGLVDPDVTPRDLRRTFARRLLVDRGVDPHAVREAGGWETMATLDGYLGALDGDAIAEAIAGDRAGSSDGPAAESAPTTLGGFEALADGDDRKTPLATVPGGVVEADRWAEAWVARGMGDRDRVEIAGAAGADRETLVDRGATADGPCRDAVEAGEPVATEGSPATAGRPAIAVPVRYRDVTHGALCVVAGGEPPVSPVSPAERREIAALGRCLGWAVTAGRWRDLLHSDAVTEVEFHTGDEGAFLSRASAALGCRIDLASTVAVDDDASRFYLSVEGARPQALADAVAGASGVSDLRVIETREDGCDVSVRVEGGSAVRALTEHGATVRDATAEDGRVRVVADLPEGADVRPVADGFRATFADARLASKESVARPARSEDSLRDGVAERFTDRQWAALSAAYHGGYFDWPRGSTAEEVADAMDVSSPTFHNHLRKAQRRLLDELFEDGRRARRLDQG